The following are encoded together in the Kribbella sp. CA-293567 genome:
- a CDS encoding cupin domain-containing protein, protein MPIIRAAEAPQFQLPGVRFTGLAAPSRGSNGLCTWRLQVEAGLSSDVPHTLDRDEVFMVLSGTVQLTPGGERLGPGDAAVVPAGEQIQLCNPGGTEAEVYVAITAGFTGTMADGTTVQPPWAQ, encoded by the coding sequence ATGCCGATCATTCGTGCGGCCGAGGCGCCGCAGTTCCAGTTGCCCGGTGTGCGCTTCACCGGCCTGGCCGCACCGAGTCGCGGCTCGAACGGCTTGTGTACGTGGAGGCTGCAGGTCGAAGCGGGCCTCAGCAGCGACGTGCCCCACACGCTCGACCGCGACGAGGTCTTCATGGTTCTGTCCGGCACTGTCCAGCTCACCCCCGGTGGCGAGAGGCTCGGCCCGGGCGACGCTGCCGTAGTACCGGCAGGCGAGCAGATCCAGCTCTGCAACCCCGGCGGGACCGAAGCCGAGGTCTACGTCGCCATCACCGCCGGGTTCACCGGCACGATGGCCGACGGCACCACCGTGCAACCACCCTGGGCGCAGTGA
- the tatC gene encoding twin-arginine translocase subunit TatC: protein MTLREHIAELRNRLLIAVLAILLMSVLGYIFYDYALDFLKKPFDEGVRDLIASKNGGKEPELTFNSVTSPFTFQIKISLVFGLILASPVWLYELWAFIAPGLHRSEKKWAFLFAAIATPLFAAGLWVAYWTLPKGIEILIGFTPDFAQNLITLPEYLDFVLRTMLVFGIAFLLPLVVVLLNILGIVPASALSKFRPYIILSIFIFGAVATPSGDPFSLMFLAVPMCLLFFAAEIIAKLNDRRKRRKVEELLAD from the coding sequence ATGACGCTCCGCGAGCACATCGCGGAGCTGCGCAACCGGCTGCTGATCGCGGTGCTCGCGATCCTGCTGATGTCGGTCCTCGGCTACATCTTCTACGACTACGCGCTCGACTTCCTCAAGAAGCCGTTCGACGAGGGTGTCCGGGACCTGATCGCCAGCAAGAACGGCGGGAAGGAGCCCGAGCTCACCTTCAACTCGGTCACCTCGCCGTTCACCTTCCAGATCAAGATCTCGCTGGTCTTCGGCCTGATCCTGGCCAGCCCGGTCTGGTTGTACGAGCTGTGGGCGTTCATCGCGCCCGGCCTGCACCGCAGCGAGAAGAAGTGGGCGTTCCTGTTCGCGGCGATCGCCACCCCGCTGTTCGCCGCCGGCCTCTGGGTCGCGTACTGGACGCTCCCCAAGGGCATCGAGATCCTGATCGGCTTCACCCCGGACTTCGCCCAGAACCTGATCACCCTGCCGGAGTACCTCGACTTCGTACTGCGCACGATGCTGGTCTTCGGGATCGCGTTCTTGCTGCCACTGGTGGTGGTGCTGCTGAACATCCTCGGCATCGTCCCCGCCTCGGCACTGTCGAAGTTCCGGCCGTACATCATCTTGTCGATCTTCATCTTCGGCGCGGTGGCGACGCCGTCGGGTGACCCGTTCTCGCTGATGTTCCTGGCCGTGCCGATGTGCCTGCTGTTCTTCGCGGCCGAGATCATCGCCAAGCTGAACGACCGCCGCAAACGCCGCAAGGTCGAAGAACTGCTGGCCGACTGA
- a CDS encoding MarR family winged helix-turn-helix transcriptional regulator has product MATDGKPDFGILLLLAEQEFVRELRATAAARGFDDQGRSDGFVLRTLGAAPSTISALAERLDISKQGAAQIVDDMERRGYVERHPDPTDGRARLIRLSERGQAALAAARRFHQAYERRLRKTHGDAAIDAVRAVLTSMGGEDSSTDPHFRALMF; this is encoded by the coding sequence ATGGCAACCGATGGCAAGCCCGATTTCGGCATCCTGCTGCTGCTCGCCGAGCAGGAGTTCGTCCGCGAGTTACGCGCGACGGCCGCGGCACGGGGTTTCGACGACCAGGGCCGTTCGGACGGCTTCGTACTGCGGACGCTCGGCGCGGCGCCATCGACGATCAGCGCACTCGCGGAGCGGCTGGACATCAGCAAGCAGGGCGCGGCGCAGATCGTCGACGACATGGAGCGACGCGGGTATGTGGAGCGTCATCCTGACCCCACCGATGGCAGAGCACGGCTGATTCGGCTGTCGGAGCGCGGCCAGGCGGCGCTCGCGGCGGCCAGGCGGTTCCACCAGGCCTACGAACGCAGGCTTCGCAAGACCCACGGCGACGCGGCGATCGATGCCGTCCGGGCTGTCCTCACCTCGATGGGCGGTGAGGACAGCAGCACGGATCCGCACTTTCGTGCGTTGATGTTCTAG
- a CDS encoding diacylglycerol/lipid kinase family protein: MARRIALVVNPTSGRGLGARVAPVVRAELETGGLTVDEYTTTCAEDVGRIAAEVIASGADAVALIGGDGTVHLGAQVLAGSGMAFGVIPAGTGNDFARGIGVPLKDPKAAAALIVTGRTRAVDLATAKDEYITTVVAGGFDSLVNKRANAMSWPKGNARYTLATLAELRTFTPISYVLTVDGEVLETDAMLIAVGTGPTYGGGLQICAGAEIDDGLLDITVIKPVSRLTLLQMFPKLAKGSHVGHPAVHTLRGRSVRLEAAGVTAYGDGEILGPLPLDIGIVPGALTVFA, translated from the coding sequence ATGGCCCGCAGGATCGCGCTGGTGGTCAACCCCACCAGCGGTCGCGGCCTGGGCGCGCGGGTCGCGCCGGTGGTCCGGGCCGAGTTGGAGACCGGCGGCCTGACCGTCGACGAGTACACCACCACCTGCGCCGAGGACGTCGGCCGGATCGCCGCCGAGGTGATTGCCTCCGGCGCCGATGCCGTCGCGCTGATCGGCGGTGACGGCACCGTCCACCTCGGCGCCCAGGTGCTGGCGGGGTCCGGGATGGCGTTCGGCGTGATCCCGGCCGGTACCGGCAACGACTTCGCCCGCGGCATCGGCGTACCGCTGAAGGATCCGAAGGCCGCGGCCGCGCTGATCGTGACCGGCCGGACCAGGGCGGTCGATCTGGCCACCGCGAAGGACGAGTACATCACCACCGTGGTGGCCGGCGGCTTCGACTCGTTGGTGAACAAGCGGGCCAACGCGATGAGCTGGCCGAAGGGCAACGCCCGCTACACCCTCGCGACGCTGGCCGAGCTGCGCACCTTCACGCCGATCTCGTACGTCCTCACCGTCGACGGGGAGGTGCTGGAGACCGACGCCATGCTGATCGCGGTCGGCACCGGACCGACGTACGGCGGGGGACTGCAGATCTGCGCCGGCGCCGAGATCGACGACGGGCTGCTCGACATCACCGTGATCAAGCCGGTGTCGCGGCTGACGCTGCTGCAGATGTTCCCGAAGCTTGCCAAAGGCAGCCATGTCGGCCACCCGGCGGTGCACACGCTGCGCGGCCGGTCGGTCCGGCTCGAGGCGGCCGGGGTGACGGCGTACGGCGACGGCGAGATCCTCGGCCCGCTGCCGCTCGACATCGGCATCGTGCCGGGCGCGCTGACCGTTTTCGCCTGA
- a CDS encoding DEAD/DEAH box helicase, with translation MSTPSEKYAVFRSDQEHPAVKEFRSLYDFRLDEFQLRACAALEDGHQVLVAAPTGSGKTLVGEFAVHLALQRGQKCFYTTPIKALSNQKYSDLVHRYGADNVGLLTGDNSINSEAPIVVMTTEVLRNMLYARSQTLLGLSYVVMDEVHYLADRARGAVWEEVIIHLPESVSVVSLSATVSNAEEFGDWLETVRGNTVVVLEEKRPVPLFQHVMVGKRLHDLFAGEAPTARAGGVAQYGPQSPAKQKSGNPAKAGSGPDLKDMVNPHLVKIARDDSRIHRDDSRKPRRRRDLPKTRPARSNFTPYRSDVVEELDAGALLPAIYFIFSRKGCEDAMLQCLRSGLRLTKPSERDEIKRVLAERTADLPDEDLGVLGYHDFAEALSRGIAAHHAGMLAAFKEVVEELFARGLIKVVFATETLALGINMPARTVVLEKLGKWNGEAHVDITPGEYTQLTGRAGRRGIDVEGHAVVLWQPGFDPRAVAGLASTRTYPLRSSFSPSYNMAVNLVRQVGRGRARDMLELSFAQFQSDQAVVGLARQVQRNTEALEGYKESINCHLGDFLEYAALRRRIGDRESSGSKARKLDRRVEAQASLEKLRIGDIIRIPAGRSAGWALVLDAGVRSEREGPRPTVLTLDRQVRKLSMIDFPTPVAAISTLRVPKKFNPRNPQQRRELAHVLRGRTDMIGEDGPPSSRSRSGDVVTHADDPELQQLRAELRAHPCHGCADREDHARWAERYFRLDRENRDTQRKIEQRTNTIARQFDRVCQVLDALHYLDGDKTTEAGDRLSRIYTELDLVAAECLRQGVFDDLDVPELAAALAALVYESRSKDEPSSPRLPRGEVREALDRMGVIWRDLSALERDMRVDFLRPMDLGFSWAAFRWASGASLAEVLYESDLAAGDFVRWVKQLIDLTEQVADAAGPTPLRKTARQVTDQIRRGVISYASVVDEP, from the coding sequence ATGAGCACCCCGTCCGAGAAGTACGCCGTTTTCCGCTCGGACCAGGAGCATCCCGCGGTCAAGGAGTTCCGGTCGCTCTACGACTTCCGGCTGGACGAGTTCCAGTTGCGGGCGTGTGCGGCGCTGGAGGACGGGCATCAGGTGCTGGTGGCCGCGCCGACCGGGTCGGGCAAGACGCTGGTCGGTGAGTTCGCGGTGCACCTGGCGCTGCAGCGGGGGCAGAAGTGCTTCTACACCACCCCGATCAAGGCCCTGAGCAACCAGAAGTACAGCGACCTCGTGCACCGGTACGGCGCCGACAACGTCGGGCTGCTCACCGGTGACAACTCGATCAACTCCGAGGCGCCGATCGTGGTGATGACGACCGAGGTGCTGCGCAACATGCTGTACGCCCGGTCCCAGACGCTGCTCGGCCTGTCCTACGTGGTGATGGACGAGGTGCACTACCTGGCCGACCGGGCCCGTGGCGCGGTCTGGGAGGAAGTGATCATCCACCTGCCGGAGTCGGTCTCGGTGGTCTCGCTGTCGGCGACGGTGAGCAACGCCGAGGAGTTCGGCGACTGGCTGGAGACGGTCCGCGGCAACACCGTGGTGGTGCTGGAGGAGAAGCGGCCGGTGCCGTTGTTCCAGCACGTCATGGTCGGCAAGCGGCTGCACGACCTGTTCGCGGGGGAGGCGCCGACCGCGCGCGCCGGCGGCGTGGCGCAGTACGGGCCCCAGAGTCCGGCGAAGCAGAAGTCGGGCAACCCGGCGAAGGCCGGCAGCGGGCCCGACCTCAAGGACATGGTCAACCCGCACCTGGTCAAGATCGCCCGCGACGACAGCCGGATCCACCGCGACGACTCGCGCAAGCCGCGTCGCCGCCGGGACCTGCCGAAGACCCGGCCCGCCCGGTCGAACTTCACGCCGTACCGGTCCGACGTGGTGGAGGAACTGGACGCCGGGGCGCTGCTGCCGGCGATCTACTTCATCTTCTCCCGCAAGGGCTGCGAGGACGCGATGCTGCAGTGCCTGCGGTCGGGCCTGCGGCTGACCAAGCCGAGCGAGCGCGACGAGATCAAGCGGGTGCTGGCCGAGCGGACGGCGGACCTGCCGGACGAGGATCTCGGCGTGCTCGGTTACCACGACTTCGCCGAGGCGCTCAGCCGCGGCATCGCGGCGCACCACGCGGGCATGCTGGCGGCCTTCAAGGAGGTGGTCGAGGAGCTGTTCGCCCGCGGCCTGATCAAGGTCGTCTTCGCCACCGAGACGCTTGCCCTCGGCATCAACATGCCGGCGCGCACGGTGGTGCTGGAGAAGCTCGGCAAGTGGAACGGCGAGGCGCACGTCGACATCACCCCGGGGGAGTACACCCAGCTGACCGGCCGGGCCGGCCGCCGCGGGATCGACGTCGAGGGGCACGCGGTGGTGCTCTGGCAGCCCGGGTTCGACCCGCGTGCCGTCGCCGGTCTGGCCTCCACCCGGACGTACCCGCTCCGCTCGTCGTTCTCCCCGTCGTACAACATGGCCGTCAACCTGGTCCGCCAGGTCGGGCGCGGCCGCGCGCGGGACATGCTCGAGTTGTCGTTCGCGCAGTTCCAGTCCGACCAGGCCGTGGTCGGGCTGGCCCGGCAGGTGCAGCGCAACACCGAGGCGCTGGAGGGCTACAAGGAGTCCATCAACTGCCACCTCGGCGACTTCCTCGAGTACGCCGCGCTCCGCCGCCGGATCGGCGATCGCGAGTCGTCGGGTTCCAAGGCGCGCAAGCTGGACCGCCGGGTCGAGGCGCAGGCCTCGCTGGAGAAGCTGCGGATCGGCGACATCATCCGGATCCCGGCGGGCCGCAGCGCGGGCTGGGCGCTGGTGCTCGACGCCGGGGTGCGGTCCGAGCGGGAGGGGCCGCGGCCGACCGTGCTGACCCTCGACCGGCAGGTGCGGAAGTTGTCGATGATCGACTTCCCGACGCCGGTCGCCGCGATCAGCACGCTACGGGTGCCGAAGAAGTTCAACCCCCGCAACCCGCAGCAGCGCCGCGAGCTCGCCCACGTACTGCGCGGGCGCACCGACATGATCGGCGAGGACGGTCCGCCGTCCTCCCGCAGCCGCAGTGGCGACGTCGTCACCCACGCGGACGACCCGGAGCTGCAGCAGCTGCGCGCCGAGCTGCGCGCGCACCCCTGCCACGGCTGCGCCGACCGCGAGGACCACGCCCGCTGGGCCGAGCGGTACTTCCGGCTCGACCGGGAGAACCGCGACACCCAGCGCAAGATCGAGCAGCGGACCAACACGATCGCCCGCCAGTTCGACCGGGTCTGCCAGGTGCTCGACGCGCTGCACTACCTGGACGGTGACAAGACCACCGAGGCCGGCGACCGGCTGTCGCGGATCTACACCGAGCTCGACCTGGTCGCGGCGGAGTGTCTGCGCCAGGGCGTCTTCGACGACCTCGACGTACCGGAGCTGGCGGCCGCGCTGGCGGCGCTGGTCTACGAGTCGCGGTCCAAGGACGAGCCGTCGTCGCCCCGGTTGCCGCGCGGTGAGGTGCGCGAAGCGCTGGACCGGATGGGCGTCATCTGGCGCGACCTGTCGGCCCTCGAGCGCGACATGCGGGTCGACTTCCTGCGGCCGATGGATCTCGGCTTCAGCTGGGCCGCCTTCCGCTGGGCGTCGGGTGCCTCACTGGCCGAGGTGCTGTACGAGTCGGATCTGGCCGCCGGTGACTTCGTCCGCTGGGTCAAGCAGTTGATCGACCTGACCGAGCAGGTGGCCGACGCGGCGGGCCCGACGCCGCTGCGCAAGACCGCCCGCCAGGTCACCGACCAGATCCGCCGCGGCGTGATCTCCTACGCTTCGGTGGTCGACGAACCGTAA
- a CDS encoding chitosanase gives MLDRPTKHPKSTGRRLTAVLLGLAVAATPATAFASPFQPYQDVAATHSAVPAPAAVGLDDPAKKEIAMKLVSSAENSSLDWKAQYKYIEDIDDGRGYTAGIIGFCSGTGDMLDLVELYTARKPGNVLAKYLPALRNVDGSDSHAGLDPNYTRDWATAAGDSAFKTAQNDERDRVYFNPSVRQGKSDGVGVLGQFMYYDAIVMHGDGGDSTSFRNIRKRALTKAKPPAQGGNETTWLNAFLDARVWAMKQEEAHSDTSRVDTAQRVFLRNGNLNLNTPLDWKVYGDSFRIS, from the coding sequence GTGCTCGATCGCCCCACGAAGCACCCGAAGAGCACCGGCCGGCGCCTCACCGCGGTCCTGCTCGGCCTGGCCGTCGCCGCCACGCCGGCGACCGCGTTCGCCTCGCCGTTCCAGCCGTACCAGGACGTCGCCGCGACCCACAGCGCAGTACCGGCGCCTGCCGCGGTCGGCCTGGACGATCCGGCCAAGAAGGAAATCGCGATGAAGCTGGTCTCCAGCGCGGAGAACTCCTCGCTGGACTGGAAGGCGCAGTACAAGTACATCGAGGACATCGACGACGGTCGCGGCTACACGGCCGGCATCATCGGCTTCTGCTCGGGCACCGGCGACATGCTCGACCTGGTCGAGCTCTACACCGCGCGGAAGCCGGGCAACGTACTGGCGAAGTACCTGCCCGCGCTGCGCAACGTCGACGGCTCCGACTCGCACGCCGGGCTGGACCCCAACTACACCAGGGACTGGGCCACCGCCGCCGGCGACAGCGCCTTCAAGACCGCCCAGAACGACGAGCGGGACCGGGTCTACTTCAACCCCTCGGTCCGCCAGGGCAAGTCGGACGGCGTCGGCGTACTCGGGCAGTTCATGTACTACGACGCCATCGTGATGCACGGCGACGGCGGCGACTCGACCAGCTTCCGCAACATCCGCAAGCGCGCCCTGACCAAGGCCAAGCCGCCGGCCCAGGGCGGCAACGAGACCACCTGGCTGAACGCTTTCCTGGACGCCCGGGTCTGGGCGATGAAGCAGGAGGAGGCACACAGCGACACCAGCCGGGTCGACACCGCCCAGCGGGTCTTCCTGCGCAACGGCAACCTGAACCTCAACACCCCGCTGGACTGGAAGGTCTACGGCGACTCCTTCCGGATCAGCTGA
- a CDS encoding twin-arginine translocase TatA/TatE family subunit, whose amino-acid sequence MVPEIGMPQGAEWLIILAIVVLLFGSAKLPALVKQLGKSKKIWEEEVGPGRKKDGELTEGTQAPSQQVHPPIQAPSQQPVQQPNQVNGQAPGDGMPPTHTAN is encoded by the coding sequence ATGGTTCCGGAGATCGGAATGCCTCAGGGCGCGGAGTGGCTGATCATTCTCGCGATCGTCGTGCTGCTGTTCGGATCGGCCAAGCTGCCGGCCCTGGTCAAGCAGCTCGGCAAGTCGAAGAAGATCTGGGAAGAAGAGGTCGGTCCCGGCCGCAAGAAGGACGGCGAGCTGACCGAGGGCACCCAGGCGCCGTCCCAGCAGGTTCACCCGCCGATCCAGGCGCCGAGCCAGCAGCCCGTGCAGCAGCCGAACCAGGTGAACGGCCAGGCGCCGGGCGACGGCATGCCGCCGACGCACACGGCCAACTGA
- a CDS encoding glycoside hydrolase domain-containing protein has translation MRRLLVLLLCSGIGLGMAVPAAAEPATSVGYPVGATATRYTGLAFDTCTAPTVAQMSAWLASPYRAVGIYFGGVNRGCAQPQLTRSWVSSVTRMGWRLIPIYMGYQAPCTTRTNAVKMTVPSAATQGTAQAADAVAQAAALGILPGSALYGDMEHYTVSDATCRATVLRYLSSWTKELHRRGYLSAVYVHQDSGARHLAEVYNSTAYARPDAVWIARWDLSSTLTGWPLISDRYWSAGQRAKQYRGDHDETHGGVTMNIDNDRFDAPVASVWYTYTLRTSVHTYSGPSTAYPIRATLAQNSGVRIVCQTYGPKIGTTTVWNKLLNGTYVTDYYVRTPGKPGYSAPIPGCSYPYQTTTDNLARRRGPGTAYSAYPGLLPTGSLAWVTCQRAGTTVGTTAVWDRLTDGSWVTDYYVANPSNTTYSSPIRRC, from the coding sequence ATGAGGCGTTTGCTGGTGCTGTTGCTGTGCAGCGGGATCGGTCTGGGGATGGCAGTCCCGGCGGCAGCAGAGCCGGCGACGTCTGTCGGGTATCCGGTCGGTGCAACGGCGACCAGATACACCGGACTGGCGTTCGACACCTGCACTGCGCCGACAGTGGCGCAGATGTCGGCGTGGCTGGCATCGCCGTACAGGGCTGTGGGGATCTACTTCGGCGGGGTGAACCGTGGGTGCGCGCAGCCGCAGCTCACCCGCAGTTGGGTGAGCAGTGTGACCCGGATGGGATGGCGGCTCATCCCTATCTACATGGGCTATCAGGCGCCCTGCACTACGCGCACGAACGCGGTGAAGATGACAGTGCCGTCTGCGGCGACCCAGGGGACGGCCCAGGCGGCTGATGCGGTCGCGCAGGCTGCAGCACTCGGGATCCTGCCGGGCAGCGCGCTCTACGGCGACATGGAGCACTACACCGTCTCCGACGCGACCTGCCGGGCGACAGTACTGCGGTACCTGTCCTCCTGGACGAAGGAACTGCATCGCCGGGGCTACCTCTCCGCGGTGTACGTCCACCAGGACTCCGGGGCTCGCCACCTCGCCGAGGTCTACAACTCGACCGCCTACGCGCGCCCGGACGCGGTCTGGATCGCCCGCTGGGACCTCAGCTCCACCCTGACGGGCTGGCCACTGATCTCCGATCGCTACTGGTCCGCCGGCCAACGGGCCAAGCAGTACCGGGGCGATCACGACGAGACGCACGGCGGCGTCACGATGAACATCGACAACGACCGCTTCGACGCACCGGTCGCGTCCGTTTGGTACACGTACACGCTGCGGACCTCGGTCCACACGTACAGCGGCCCGTCCACCGCCTACCCGATCAGAGCGACTCTCGCCCAGAACTCCGGCGTTCGCATCGTCTGCCAGACCTACGGCCCCAAGATCGGCACCACCACGGTCTGGAACAAACTGCTCAACGGCACCTACGTCACCGACTACTACGTCCGCACTCCCGGCAAACCCGGCTACAGCGCACCGATCCCCGGCTGCAGCTACCCGTACCAAACGACCACGGACAACCTGGCCAGACGCCGCGGCCCCGGTACGGCGTACTCGGCCTATCCAGGTCTCCTACCAACCGGCTCCCTGGCCTGGGTCACCTGCCAACGAGCCGGCACCACAGTCGGCACCACGGCAGTCTGGGACCGCCTGACCGACGGCAGCTGGGTCACCGACTACTACGTCGCCAACCCCAGCAACACCACCTACAGCAGCCCCATCCGCCGCTGCTAG
- a CDS encoding ArsR/SmtB family transcription factor, giving the protein MPTILAGASRLDPERIRHVASPLIELGSALHVLAEPHHHQRIEWAEQTRASMPAALRDELATWTWTVRAVRARFFATSAATGLPSFADELAALRSRSPEELAAELVRPLRGRPLASQGTDPDAVRRWALSRGRPVAELVESLLTSPAEPVGRFLDLLDDCWDSWFGEIWTSSRDQLAARGRQDRDLAVRDGLSTMLRALDGSIEVRDADSLVVQKIQNKRIDLAQRSLLLVPSNFIAPHLFLGEVPGEPLTIIYPAGGRGPAAVPTAQTIRLRLEALAVADRLQICRAVASEPRTAGEIATLWNLNPTQVTRHLRALTRAGLVTAERQGRFVAYRLDEQALRSIGTDLLDLVMR; this is encoded by the coding sequence TTGCCCACCATCCTGGCCGGAGCGAGCCGGCTCGATCCCGAGCGGATCCGCCACGTCGCGTCACCGCTGATCGAGCTCGGCTCCGCGTTGCACGTCCTCGCCGAACCACACCACCACCAGCGGATTGAATGGGCCGAGCAGACGCGGGCGTCGATGCCCGCGGCACTGCGTGACGAGCTTGCCACCTGGACCTGGACCGTTCGTGCCGTCCGGGCAAGGTTCTTCGCCACCAGTGCGGCCACCGGTCTGCCCTCCTTCGCCGACGAGCTGGCTGCGCTGCGCTCCCGCTCACCGGAGGAGCTGGCCGCCGAACTGGTCCGGCCTCTACGCGGGCGACCGCTCGCCAGTCAGGGCACCGACCCGGACGCCGTACGGCGCTGGGCGTTGAGCCGCGGCAGGCCGGTGGCCGAGCTGGTGGAGTCGCTGCTGACCTCCCCGGCCGAGCCGGTCGGGCGGTTCCTCGACCTGCTCGACGACTGCTGGGACAGCTGGTTCGGCGAGATCTGGACCTCGTCGCGGGATCAGCTGGCCGCGCGTGGACGGCAGGATCGCGACCTGGCCGTGCGAGACGGGCTGAGCACGATGCTGCGGGCCCTGGACGGTTCGATCGAGGTCCGGGACGCCGACTCCCTGGTAGTGCAGAAGATCCAGAACAAGCGCATCGACCTGGCTCAGCGCTCGCTGCTTCTGGTGCCCAGCAACTTCATCGCGCCGCACCTGTTCCTCGGCGAGGTACCGGGGGAGCCGTTGACGATCATCTACCCGGCCGGCGGTCGTGGGCCGGCCGCAGTACCGACCGCGCAGACGATTCGGCTCCGGCTGGAGGCACTCGCGGTCGCCGACCGGCTGCAGATCTGCCGGGCGGTGGCGAGCGAGCCGCGCACCGCGGGTGAGATCGCGACGCTCTGGAACCTCAACCCGACCCAGGTCACCCGGCACCTGCGTGCGCTCACCAGGGCCGGACTGGTGACGGCCGAGCGGCAGGGCCGGTTCGTCGCGTACCGGCTGGACGAGCAGGCACTGCGCAGCATCGGCACAGATCTGCTCGACCTCGTGATGCGCTGA
- a CDS encoding winged helix DNA-binding domain-containing protein: MERISVAERRVRLGRRHRLAPGCQASGPVEAAESMVVLHATDPATVHLSVAARVPGSEVAGTERALYDDRTLIRMLGMRRTVFVVPTGFAPVVQAACTDEIAVKQRKLLIRHLAEAGIAASPEECAVWLRAVEESTATALAVRGSATAQELSADEPRLRSRLTMSTDKSYATQPYVTSRVLFQLSADGRIVRGRPLGTWLSAQHQWSPVEKWLPDGFGDKLRADDARATLARAWLGTFGPGTVTDLQWWSGWTLGQTRKALAAVEAVQVELDEGIGYVLPEDEAPEAETEPWVAFLPALDPTAMGWKDRDWYLGEHKARLFDTTGNIGPTVWADGRIVGGWGQPESGDVRFQLLEDVGSETATAIEAAADRWSSWLAGVRITPRGRRASPLELQLSRG; this comes from the coding sequence ATGGAACGGATATCGGTCGCGGAGCGGCGAGTGCGGCTCGGCCGGCGGCACCGGCTGGCACCGGGGTGCCAGGCGAGCGGGCCGGTCGAGGCCGCCGAGTCGATGGTGGTGCTGCACGCGACCGACCCGGCCACCGTGCACCTGTCGGTCGCCGCCCGGGTGCCGGGCAGCGAGGTCGCGGGGACCGAGCGGGCGCTCTACGACGACCGGACCCTGATCCGGATGCTCGGCATGCGGCGGACGGTGTTCGTCGTACCGACCGGCTTCGCGCCGGTGGTGCAGGCGGCCTGCACGGACGAGATCGCGGTGAAGCAGCGCAAGTTGCTGATCAGGCATCTCGCCGAGGCGGGGATCGCCGCGTCGCCCGAGGAGTGCGCGGTCTGGTTACGCGCGGTGGAGGAGTCGACGGCGACCGCGCTGGCCGTGCGGGGGTCCGCGACGGCGCAGGAACTGTCGGCGGACGAGCCGCGGCTGCGGAGCCGGTTGACGATGTCGACCGACAAGTCGTACGCCACCCAGCCGTATGTGACCAGTCGGGTCCTGTTCCAGTTGTCGGCGGACGGGCGGATCGTCCGCGGCCGGCCGCTCGGCACCTGGCTGAGCGCGCAGCACCAGTGGTCACCGGTGGAGAAGTGGTTGCCTGACGGCTTCGGGGACAAACTCCGGGCCGACGACGCCCGGGCGACGCTGGCGCGCGCGTGGTTGGGCACCTTCGGCCCGGGGACCGTGACCGACCTGCAGTGGTGGAGCGGGTGGACGCTCGGTCAGACCCGGAAGGCTCTGGCCGCCGTGGAGGCAGTACAAGTGGAGCTGGACGAAGGCATCGGCTACGTGTTGCCCGAGGACGAGGCACCGGAGGCCGAGACCGAGCCGTGGGTGGCTTTCCTGCCTGCGCTGGACCCGACGGCGATGGGCTGGAAGGACCGCGACTGGTACCTCGGCGAGCACAAGGCGCGGCTGTTCGACACGACCGGCAACATCGGTCCGACGGTCTGGGCGGACGGGCGGATCGTCGGCGGCTGGGGGCAGCCGGAGTCCGGTGACGTCCGCTTCCAGCTGCTGGAGGACGTGGGCAGCGAGACCGCCACCGCGATCGAGGCAGCGGCAGACCGCTGGAGCTCCTGGCTCGCGGGGGTCCGCATCACTCCGCGTGGCCGCCGCGCGTCGCCGCTGGAGCTCCAACTCTCCAGAGGCTGA